Genomic DNA from Sardina pilchardus chromosome 4, fSarPil1.1, whole genome shotgun sequence:
GGCTGCTTTGCAGTCCTGAACTCCTTAAGTTTTCGATCAAAGTATGATTTTCCAGATGAAAATTGTTGTGTCATTTGGTAATGCTTGAAAAAGCCTATAAAAGATTATAATCAGGGCTGTCAAGTCATGTGACTCATAGATTAAGTATAATGTATTAAAAGTGCCAAGGCCCCCATAACTTACAGATTCTTTCAATGTTGTATATCACTTCGTATTTGGTTTTCACCTCCTTCAACGAGAGGTCGACACTGATGTCAGAGTCAATTATACACTCTTTACTGCCTGCAAGATAGGCCTTTTCCAGTGTAGCATTGACCTCTGGGTTTTCCAGCTGAGGGCAATCCTTGCATCTCCAGCGCACAAGGGGATACAGCATGGCCGCTTCCTCAGCTAGCACATGAGCCCTCTGTACCTCACAGCACATGGCCTCCACTTCCAGCACTGCAGCGATGACATTTTTAGGGGTTCCCATGATGTTGATGCCAGCCTGTCCATCAGTGAAGAACACCTGGAACCCCACCTCGAATTTGGTTTGAAGGGACAGCAGCTCCTTATGCTCACGCAGACCAAAATGTTGGACGTAGTTATTTTTCAAGCTGTAGTCAGTTTTGTTGCCTCTGAGTATGTTCACCATGTCATCTATCCATCTCTTGGCAGCATGCCGGTGCTCAAGACAATTGCCACGGACCTCAATAGATGGAGCGGGAATGTTGTCTATTTGCTCATGCCTTGAAGATTCTACATCGAGGGAAGGATTGTTTGAAACAACATGCTGGGTCTCAGTTTGTATTATTGGGGCTattacattacacattacaaaattaatacaaccccaaatcagaaaaagttgagatctgtgtaaaatgcaaataaaaacacaatgtcTCGAAATCTCAAAAACCCATATTTAGCTACAAAAAAGACGCAGACAACATGTAAAATGTTGGAAATTACTCATTTCACTCATGGAAAATGTGTTAATCTTGAATTTGATTCCAGCAACATGTttcagaaaaagttgggacaggggTACAGTTAACACTGTGTGGCTTCACCTCttcatttcacaaacgtttgtTAGTGCTAGAGTTTTGAGAGTGAACGGTTGTCCCATTCCTGCCTGCTATAGGATTTCAGTTGCTCAACAGTATGTGGGGTATTCTTAATCATGTCCGTCATTCTATGATACACCTAAATTAACAGGTCTGGACTGTAGACAGGCCATTTTAACACCTGGACTCATATTTTCCAGATATATTCATGGTCTTCCCTGGAAAAGACATTGCCTGGATGGCAGTatatgttgctcaaaacctgtATACATCATTCAGAATGAATTGTGCTTTGCCAGATGTGCAAAATACCCATGCTGTAGGCCCTAATGTACCTCCACAGCACACCGTCATAGATGTTGGGTTTCGAATTGAGGACCAAAAGAAACAAAGTCAAGATCTCACCTGACATACAGTAATCTCCTTCTATGGACTTTCTCCTTATATGAACTCCGGGTTTGTTAACTACGCTGTGGTGCTTTGCTTTACGTGTAGGGAccctgagcaagctactgacgaggtttggtgctgttctGAACAATATTACTGGTTAAAAAAATGCTATTTGGAGAGCGATTGGCTCACGACCcttagctaatccactgtttgcgattttgggctaaAGCATACTGGTGCAAGCTTTGAAGTGgctgatcaacgaaaaatactgtCTGACcggcttatttgatgtgtttatatGCAGAAAAACTGCCTGGAGTAATTTTTTgccggagttacactttaaagggacacttcaccgattagcattaagctttgtatctttagaaaaacagtcatgtttttgaatggtcgtgcatcattccctcagttagccttgagatgagagaaatacggatttcaatgaaacccatgaataggacttcctgctttcaattatgtaaaattatgattttgacatcattgaaagcaagaagtccaacattgaaatccgtatttctcccatctcaaggcaaactgagggaatgatgcacgaccattcaaaaacatgatacaaagcttaatgcttattggtgaagtgtccctttaatggtTTACTAGTCCATCACAATTAAGTACTCAATAAATATGATGTTCTTACCAGTGTTTCCTATATATGAAGTGCTGGAATAAGGCTTTGATTGCTGCAGAGATGCATGTTTTTTTGCAAAAGCCTACAATAGAAATACATTACTGGTTGAGGTTTACAACACCCACTAGTTTACAATAACCTAAATTGAGGAAGAGGtttgtaattaaacaaaaaataaacttaAGTATTACAATCAAATTTCAGGCATGAGTGAACTACAAAAGCAACTACAAAGATTACAGAAATAATAAATACCTGGAATGTGTCCTCTTCTGAAGGGAATATCACAAAGTGTACATCCATTGAGGGCCCCTTGTATGAACTGGAAAAATCTTTCACTGCTTTTGTCATGATATGGGCCACCTCAGACTTGCTGAACTTCAACTCACCACAGCCAATGGCAGGAAAGGAAATTGAAGAACAGAAATCTCTCTCTGCCATGCGCAAGCACTTTGAGATAACATCACTAAGAATCTGTTACAAAGAATTTGTTCAAAATGGGTGATGATGTGAGACACAGTTACAGcaattacagttacaagttcaataaatataataaaatgAGTGTCTGAGGATAGGAGATTAAACCTGTTTACTATATCATAaagcagggctattcaattaaaATTTAAGTTGGGCCAGATTTTCAAACATTGAGCTGGGCCAGACATTTTCAGCAGCTGGTATGATAAACTACAGATATAATGACACATTTTTAAACCAACACAAATGAATGTAGGCTTATTGAAAAACAAGTATCctaatgtttatttattgttttcctTTTGAATTTTGTCACATTGGACTCAAGCACATCAAAAACTGCATCAACATTTTTGATGTGTGTcagatgtgtgtctgtaaacTGTCAATCTGAGCACTATGAGCTCACTCTGGCATTTTGAAACTGTGACTACTTGGACTATGAGAAACTGTTaattcatgctcgtctttttcaaAGTGCAGAGCGTTGCAAGCATAAtcagagtgccagactgaatttacaaacacccgaaaaacaaaacaataatacaACTGTAACCGAATAGCCTATTGCTACGCTAAGCCgagtgttgcagtctgtaggtgactacTTGGGATTCTGTAGAAATTTGTGAAGACTCGccaattgaatagccctggcaAAGCATCACTGAGTAAAGTTTCAGATGAGGATTACATTGTATATAACACACCTCTTCTGCTGTCCTGGGCCCTGGTGTGCCTTTGTGTACACAAAGCACATGATACACAAATGTGGAATGCAGCTTGTGTCCGTTCGTTTTCAGTACATCGCCCCACTTACAATTCCCACGGTAATGAGAAACTTCGTGTTGAAGTTTATGGCCAGCACCATTCAGGATGGCCTTAGTCACGGCTCCACTGGACAATTCCAGTCCAGGAGAGGTGGTGTTCACGATGACCGATGTCTGACCAGAAGAAAACATacaggaatcacacacacagtaattcaCCTTTACAAATGGACAAACTCTGCAAACATATACTTACCTTTTGCTTTTCAATATGTCCTTTATCAATGTGCAGAGTCACTTGGCCCAGTTTCACAGGGGATATATCAGAAATCCTTCCTGGTGCCTTTACTGCCTTAGAGTAAGAGGTTGTAGGAGTGCCATGGATCTGATTGCAGGCCCTCACCATCTCAGACACAGTAGGTTCATCATGGTTTACCAGGCGGACATCCGATAGCTTATTTTTTCCATAGCCACTGTCATATTTCTTCAGTGTGTCCACAATGATATCAGCACAGCGAGCcaaaggaaaatgaaaaaggccaGAACTAATAGCTGGAATAGCAACTGACCGAagattctctttctctgctatTTTAAGGATGCTTTCGATAGCTTTCACCAAGTATTTGGAAGCTTCATCAATCTCCTTACTAGAGGCATACGGGCTCACTCTTGGACCTACAGCATGAATGATCTTCTTGCATGGCAGATAACCAGCTGATGTGACCACTGCCTCTCCTGTGCGTACCTTCCCatgtctgtcactctctttctgaATAGCTGGACCACCAGCTACTGCAAGAGCAAGAGCGAGTCCCCCATAATGCTGGAGATCCTCATTGGCGGCATTCACCACAGCATCAACTTCATGAGTTGTGAGGTCATCTTTCCACACGGATACCTTGAGGCCCTTGAGGAGACGAATGGAGTACCTCTCTTCTGGGATGACTTTTGATTTTTTAGCAGTGCTGCTGTCCCAGGAGGCTACATCCATTCCATGTAATACAACAGTGCAACCAAATTTGCTGTGCACAGATGTGAATAAGGCTTGCCCACACTGACCCACAGCCTGGGCCTCTTCTATTTTTAGTGGAATACAACTTGCCATGGTGAAAAACTTGAAAGACAATGacctaaaaacaaatgtcacaGCAGATATGCAATGTAATACA
This window encodes:
- the parp9 gene encoding protein mono-ADP-ribosyltransferase PARP9: MASCIPLKIEEAQAVGQCGQALFTSVHSKFGCTVVLHGMDVASWDSSTAKKSKVIPEERYSIRLLKGLKVSVWKDDLTTHEVDAVVNAANEDLQHYGGLALALAVAGGPAIQKESDRHGKVRTGEAVVTSAGYLPCKKIIHAVGPRVSPYASSKEIDEASKYLVKAIESILKIAEKENLRSVAIPAISSGLFHFPLARCADIIVDTLKKYDSGYGKNKLSDVRLVNHDEPTVSEMVRACNQIHGTPTTSYSKAVKAPGRISDISPVKLGQVTLHIDKGHIEKQKTSVIVNTTSPGLELSSGAVTKAILNGAGHKLQHEVSHYRGNCKWGDVLKTNGHKLHSTFVYHVLCVHKGTPGPRTAEEILSDVISKCLRMAERDFCSSISFPAIGCGELKFSKSEVAHIMTKAVKDFSSSYKGPSMDVHFVIFPSEEDTFQAFAKKHASLQQSKPYSSTSYIGNTESSRHEQIDNIPAPSIEVRGNCLEHRHAAKRWIDDMVNILRGNKTDYSLKNNYVQHFGLREHKELLSLQTKFEVGFQVFFTDGQAGINIMGTPKNVIAAVLEVEAMCCEVQRAHVLAEEAAMLYPLVRWRCKDCPQLENPEVNATLEKAYLAGSKECIIDSDISVDLSLKEVKTKYEVIYNIERICFFKHYQMTQQFSSGKSYFDRKLKEFRTAKQPREFQDAGLHVVCMETVENYALMQHFELSKKRITGDPRPLYQRVSAQFCRLISWVGFQREYAPPDKQALGEGIYFTASVKSAMQLWKGMKEEEYVYIIAADVLTGKDSIGSPGFIVPPSVSSDPLIRCDSVKGGTDTWVIFNGHQALPLCIYTCTKTSSSYK